A region of the Desulfobacter postgatei 2ac9 genome:
TCTTTGGCCGCTCTCAAGGAGACGCTGCCTTTGGCTGCAATGCGCCGGGCTGTTTTTTGAACCTCATCCATAAGGGACTCATGGGGGCACACCTGGTTGACCATACCATATTCCAGCGCTTTGTCAGCAGTAATATTGCTCCCAGTGAAAATCATCTCCTTGGCCCTGTTTCTTCCCACAACCCTGGAGAGCCGCTGGGTGCCGCCAAAACCGGGAATAAGGCCCAGGTTTATTTCCGGCAGTCCAAAAATTGCCTTTTCCGAGGCATAGATAAAATCGCAGGCCAGGGCCACTTCACTGCCGCCGCCCAGGGCAAAACCGTTTACTGCGGCAATGGCTGGGAAGGGCAGGGCTTCGATTTTGGAGAAAATTTTCTGCCCCTTGCGGGAGAAGTATTTTGCTGCCAACGCATCCATTTGGGTCAGTTCCGAGATATCTGCACCGGCTACAAAGGCCTTGTCTCCAGTGCCTGTGAAAATGAGCACCCGGATTTCTTTGTTGGCCAGTACCTGGTCCAAAGCAGTATCCAGTTCATCAAGCAGTGCGTTGTTCAGTGCATTCAAGGCTTTGGGACGATTAAAATAGATCATGCCAATGGCATTGTCCATCTCAAGGATGATGTTTTCAAAGGACATAAATTTCACCTATTATTTGATTTTTATAGTTATCTGTGCTTGG
Encoded here:
- a CDS encoding enoyl-CoA hydratase-related protein, encoding MSFENIILEMDNAIGMIYFNRPKALNALNNALLDELDTALDQVLANKEIRVLIFTGTGDKAFVAGADISELTQMDALAAKYFSRKGQKIFSKIEALPFPAIAAVNGFALGGGSEVALACDFIYASEKAIFGLPEINLGLIPGFGGTQRLSRVVGRNRAKEMIFTGSNITADKALEYGMVNQVCPHESLMDEVQKTARRIAAKGSVSLRAAKEAIQAGLGCDLETACLFENDAFAITFASPDAKEGTSAFLEKRKPEFGGNI